In one window of Streptomyces griseus subsp. griseus DNA:
- a CDS encoding MBL fold metallo-hydrolase → MEVTWWGHATCTIEDSGVRVLTDPLFVRRFAHLRRRRGEVPPPQAALADVVLVSHLHSDHLHLPSLARLAPGTRLIVPSGAVAAVPGLRLLLRRRRLVVTEMRADDEVRVGEVRVRAVPALHDGRRLPVGPRKVPALGYVVEGEARTYFAGDTGLYDGMADAVGKVDVALLPVGGWGPYLGQGHLDPSRAAEALKLLEPRSAVPVHFGTYWPIGLDGVRPHEFHGPGDEFVRQAGIRAPDVAVHLLSHGERVRPEDGR, encoded by the coding sequence GTGGAGGTCACCTGGTGGGGTCATGCCACCTGCACGATCGAGGACTCCGGGGTACGCGTGTTGACCGACCCCCTCTTCGTACGGCGCTTCGCGCATCTGCGCCGCCGCCGGGGCGAGGTGCCGCCGCCGCAGGCCGCGCTCGCCGACGTGGTGCTGGTCTCGCACCTGCACTCCGACCATCTGCATCTGCCCTCGCTCGCCCGGCTGGCCCCCGGCACCCGGCTGATCGTGCCGAGCGGCGCGGTCGCGGCCGTTCCGGGGCTGCGGCTGCTGCTCCGGAGGCGGCGGCTGGTCGTCACCGAGATGCGGGCGGACGACGAGGTACGGGTCGGTGAGGTGCGGGTGCGGGCGGTTCCGGCGCTCCACGACGGGCGACGGCTGCCGGTCGGGCCGCGCAAGGTGCCCGCGCTCGGTTACGTGGTCGAGGGCGAGGCCCGGACGTACTTCGCCGGGGACACCGGGCTCTACGACGGGATGGCCGATGCCGTGGGCAAGGTCGATGTGGCGCTGCTGCCGGTGGGCGGCTGGGGCCCGTACCTCGGGCAGGGCCATCTGGACCCGTCCCGGGCCGCCGAGGCGCTGAAGCTGCTGGAGCCGCGTTCGGCGGTGCCGGTGCACTTCGGGACGTACTGGCCGATCGGTCTGGACGGGGTGCGGCCGCACGAGTTCCACGGGCCGGGCGACGAGTTCGTCCGGCAGGCGGGCATCCGGGCGCCCGACGTGGCGGTGCACCTGCTGTCCCACGGCGAGCGGGTCCGGCCGGAGGACGGCCGGTGA
- a CDS encoding DedA family protein, which yields MIPELDSVVGALPTESTQQAVGYPTLFLLVALGSLVPVIPTGALVSSAAVVALHQSSPFSLFFVFLVASGAAFLGDVCLYWLGQRGVRSNHGSKWLEALTRRAAPERLAQAQEKLAEHGGAVLILSRLVPAGRIPVMLACLLGKMPLKTFARGDVPACLAWAATYQLIGILGGSLFPEPWQGVVAAVALTLVISGAPAVWRRLRARFGHGTGDTAG from the coding sequence GTGATCCCGGAGCTCGACTCGGTGGTGGGGGCGCTGCCCACCGAGTCGACGCAGCAGGCCGTGGGCTATCCGACGCTGTTCCTCCTGGTGGCGCTGGGGTCGCTGGTGCCGGTGATCCCGACGGGGGCGCTGGTCAGTTCGGCGGCGGTGGTGGCGCTCCACCAGTCGTCACCGTTCTCCCTGTTCTTCGTCTTCCTGGTGGCCTCGGGGGCGGCGTTCCTGGGCGATGTCTGTCTGTACTGGCTGGGGCAGCGGGGGGTGCGCTCGAACCACGGTTCCAAGTGGCTGGAGGCGCTCACCCGTCGGGCCGCGCCGGAGCGGCTCGCACAGGCGCAGGAGAAGCTGGCCGAGCACGGCGGGGCGGTGCTGATCCTGTCCCGGCTGGTGCCGGCCGGGCGGATCCCGGTGATGCTGGCCTGTCTGCTGGGGAAGATGCCGCTGAAGACGTTCGCCCGGGGCGATGTGCCGGCGTGTCTGGCGTGGGCGGCGACGTACCAGCTGATCGGGATCCTGGGCGGTTCGCTCTTCCCGGAGCCGTGGCAGGGCGTGGTGGCGGCGGTGGCGCTGACTCTGGTGATCAGCGGGGCGCCCGCGGTGTGGCGCCGGCTGCGCGCGCGGTTCGGCCATGGGACGGGCGACACGGCGGGCTGA
- a CDS encoding bifunctional phosphatase PAP2/diacylglycerol kinase family protein produces the protein MSSQNTSSSSPAVGRVRNWLQGRDLSVFHSVADRHWPGADPLLPQLSRSANHGLLWFGTAIGIAALGSSARSRRAALRGVASLAVASAAINTVGKGAVRRQRPILDQVPVMRQLKRQPVTTSFPSGHAASAAAFATGVALESKGWGAVVAPVAVAVAASRVYTGVHYPSDVLAGAALGVGAAFALRGVVPTRGQLPAPGRPPGEAPALPGGKGLVVVVNEASGTATATASMVREALPLAEVVECAPAELSTAMEKAAGRGQALGVCGGDGTVNLAASVAATHGMPLAVFPGGTLNHFAYDLGIETVQEAAAALTAGDAIQVDLGRFRPGPKGPDGADGYFLNAFSLGVYPELVRTREHWSPRIGGWPAGVLAAFHVLRGRRPLEAELQGRRRPLWLLFVGNGLFQRVGPAPGRRHNLADGLLDVRVVHGGRGPAFRLLAAAVAGPLTRSPAHAAVRRRRVRLAGLAPGTPYAYDGEVAHSGTELLIDKLPEALTVYCPMHV, from the coding sequence ATGTCGTCACAGAACACCTCGTCCTCCTCCCCTGCCGTGGGACGGGTGCGGAACTGGTTGCAAGGACGGGACCTCTCCGTCTTCCACAGCGTCGCCGACCGGCACTGGCCGGGCGCCGACCCCCTGCTGCCCCAGCTGAGCCGGAGCGCCAACCACGGGCTGCTCTGGTTCGGGACGGCGATCGGCATCGCGGCCCTCGGCTCCAGCGCGCGCTCCCGCCGGGCCGCGCTGCGCGGGGTGGCGTCGCTGGCCGTGGCCTCGGCGGCGATCAACACCGTCGGCAAGGGCGCGGTCCGGCGGCAGCGGCCGATACTCGATCAGGTGCCGGTCATGCGGCAGCTGAAGCGGCAGCCGGTCACCACCTCCTTCCCCTCCGGCCACGCGGCCTCCGCCGCGGCCTTCGCCACCGGCGTGGCGCTGGAGTCGAAGGGCTGGGGCGCGGTCGTCGCCCCCGTGGCGGTGGCGGTGGCCGCCTCCCGTGTCTACACGGGGGTCCACTATCCGAGCGATGTGCTGGCCGGGGCGGCCCTCGGCGTGGGGGCCGCGTTCGCCCTGCGCGGGGTCGTCCCCACCCGGGGCCAGCTCCCGGCGCCGGGCCGCCCACCCGGTGAGGCGCCCGCGCTGCCCGGCGGCAAAGGGCTCGTGGTGGTGGTGAACGAGGCCTCCGGCACGGCCACGGCGACCGCGTCGATGGTGCGCGAGGCGCTGCCGCTGGCCGAGGTGGTCGAGTGCGCGCCCGCCGAGCTGTCCACCGCCATGGAGAAGGCGGCGGGCCGGGGCCAGGCCCTCGGCGTCTGCGGGGGTGACGGCACGGTCAATCTGGCGGCCTCGGTGGCGGCGACGCACGGGATGCCGCTGGCGGTCTTCCCCGGCGGGACGCTGAACCACTTCGCCTACGACCTGGGCATCGAGACGGTCCAGGAGGCGGCGGCCGCGCTCACGGCGGGCGATGCCATACAGGTCGACCTGGGCAGGTTCCGCCCCGGCCCGAAGGGACCCGACGGGGCGGACGGCTACTTCCTCAACGCCTTCAGCCTGGGTGTCTATCCGGAGCTCGTACGGACCCGGGAGCACTGGTCGCCCCGGATCGGCGGCTGGCCGGCCGGGGTGCTCGCCGCCTTCCACGTACTGCGCGGCCGGCGCCCCCTGGAGGCCGAGCTCCAGGGCCGCAGGCGCCCGTTGTGGCTGCTCTTCGTCGGCAACGGCCTCTTCCAGCGGGTCGGCCCGGCGCCCGGCCGGCGCCACAACCTGGCGGACGGGCTGCTGGACGTGAGGGTGGTGCACGGTGGCCGGGGCCCGGCGTTCCGCCTGCTGGCAGCGGCGGTGGCCGGCCCGCTGACCCGCTCCCCCGCCCACGCCGCGGTGCGGCGGCGCCGGGTGCGGCTCGCCGGACTGGCTCCGGGGACTCCGTACGCGTACGACGGTGAAGTGGCCCACTCCGGCACCGAGTTGCTGATCGACAAGCTGCCGGAGGCGCTGACTGTCTACTGCCCGATGCACGTCTGA